In the genome of Acidimicrobiia bacterium, one region contains:
- the meaB gene encoding methylmalonyl Co-A mutase-associated GTPase MeaB, with the protein MTPDAGALVDGARAGDRGAVARLISLVESGGAAATEAVARLYPHTGNAYTVGITGAPGAGKSTITDRLITRIRRDGEEVGVLAVDPTSPFTGGAILGDRVRMQDHATDEGVFIRSMATRGHLGGLALATPQALRVLDAAGKPWLIVETVGVGQVEVEIARAADTTAVVVNPGWGDGVQTAKAGLLEIADVLVVNKADRPGVDETVRDLLQMLELGGERAWQPPVIETIATENRGIDELFDAVVGHRAFLEADGRLDERRFERVREELRSIVHARLATQVDHLCAGDDFEKLVARVADRSLDPYAAVASLVAG; encoded by the coding sequence ATGACGCCCGACGCCGGCGCCTTGGTCGACGGCGCGCGAGCGGGTGACCGCGGTGCCGTCGCTCGACTGATCTCTCTCGTCGAGTCGGGAGGTGCCGCAGCGACCGAGGCGGTGGCCCGCCTCTATCCGCACACCGGCAACGCGTACACGGTGGGCATCACGGGCGCACCAGGCGCGGGCAAGTCCACGATCACCGACCGCCTGATCACCCGCATACGACGCGATGGTGAAGAGGTGGGCGTGCTCGCGGTGGACCCCACGAGCCCGTTCACCGGCGGAGCGATCCTGGGCGACCGTGTCCGCATGCAGGACCACGCCACGGACGAGGGTGTGTTCATCCGATCGATGGCGACGCGTGGTCATCTCGGCGGCCTCGCGCTCGCAACCCCGCAAGCGCTGCGGGTGCTGGACGCGGCGGGGAAGCCGTGGCTGATCGTCGAGACCGTCGGTGTCGGTCAGGTCGAGGTCGAGATCGCCCGCGCCGCCGACACAACCGCGGTCGTGGTCAACCCCGGTTGGGGTGACGGGGTGCAAACCGCGAAGGCCGGTCTGCTCGAGATCGCCGACGTGCTCGTCGTGAACAAGGCCGATCGACCCGGCGTCGACGAGACCGTGCGCGACCTTCTCCAGATGCTCGAGCTCGGCGGCGAGCGGGCGTGGCAGCCGCCGGTCATCGAGACGATCGCCACCGAGAACCGCGGCATCGACGAGCTGTTTGACGCGGTTGTGGGTCATCGAGCGTTCCTCGAGGCCGACGGTCGCCTCGACGAGCGTCGGTTCGAGCGTGTGCGCGAAGAGCTGCGATCGATCGTGCACGCCCGACTTGCCACGCAGGTCGACCACCTGTGCGCGGGGGACGACTTCGAGAAGCTCGTGGCTCGCGTCGCTGACCGATCGCTCGACCCGTACGCGGCGGTCGCGAGCCTCGTCGCCGGCTAG
- a CDS encoding NifU family protein produces MTATASTEADVLEAIDAIRPALQADGGDIVFKTIDDAGVVHVELVGACGTCPVSTMTLKAGVERIIKDRVPGITAVEADNVDDSPEY; encoded by the coding sequence ATGACCGCAACCGCCAGCACCGAAGCCGACGTCCTCGAGGCGATCGACGCCATCCGCCCGGCGCTCCAGGCCGACGGCGGCGACATCGTCTTCAAGACCATCGACGACGCTGGCGTTGTGCACGTGGAGCTCGTCGGCGCGTGTGGCACGTGTCCGGTCTCCACGATGACCCTCAAGGCCGGGGTCGAGCGCATCATCAAGGACCGCGTGCCTGGCATCACCGCGGTCGAGGCCGACAACGTGGACGACAGCCCCGAGTACTGA